From the genome of Gallus gallus isolate bGalGal1 chromosome 24, bGalGal1.mat.broiler.GRCg7b, whole genome shotgun sequence, one region includes:
- the HSPB2 gene encoding heat shock protein beta-2 has protein sequence MAARTVPHAYPMSSEYEFANPSKIYDQNFGEGVSPCEILAPALYHGYYIRPRINKQLDRGTSEVSLNDHKYQVFLDVCHFLPDELTVRTVDNLLEVVGQHPQRADRHGFISREFTRTYILPLDVDPLLMRATLSHDGILSIVAPRTGKEVKARIIEVKIIQEQTVGQKELSEEGKGKEES, from the exons ATGGCCGCCCGGACGGTGCCCCACGCCTACCCCATGAGCTCAGAGTACGAGTTTGCCAACCCCAGCAAGATCTACGACCAGAACTTTGGAGAAG GTGTGTCCCCATGCGAGATTTTAGCCCCTGCCCTGTACCACGGCTACTACATCAGGCCTCGGATCAACAAGCAGCTGGATCGAGGCACCTCGGAGGTCAGCCTCAATGACCACAAGTACCAGGTGTTCCTGGACGTCTGCCACTTCCTGCCTGACGAGCTGACAGTGCGCACTGTGGACAACCTGCTGGAGGTGGTGGGGCAGCACCCCCAGAGGGCTGACCGCCACGGCTTCATCTCCCGAGAGTTCACCAGGACCTACATTCTCCCGCTGGATGTCGACCCCTTGCTGATGAGAGCCACCCTGTCCCACGATGGCATTCTAAGCATCGTGGCACCCCGAACAGGAAAGGAGGTGAAGGCCAGGATCATCGAAGTGAAGATAATCCAGGAGCAGACGGTGGGGCAGAAAGAACTgtctgaggaaggaaaagggaaggaagagtcCTAA